Part of the Uloborus diversus isolate 005 chromosome 9, Udiv.v.3.1, whole genome shotgun sequence genome is shown below.
GTTGTTGCTGAGGTGGGGAATTGTAGCCAGGTCCAGATGGTCCATTATTCCTATTGCCACGTGGTGCATTCCAATTAGGAGCAGAACGTGATTGCAAAGCAGGAGGAGGACCCATTTTACCACCACCACCAGTTCCATTACCTGCACCATTACCATTTTTACTCTCCCAAGTCCCAATATCCATGCTTGAAGTATTATGTTTTGAACCACCTGATAGGATAGCTGTTGAAGGTACAGGTTTTGGTTTAACTTTAGCTTGAGGTTTTGCAGGCTGGCTTGCGACAGTTGCCCAAGACATTTTCTTGGAACCAACAGGTTGTCCAGAAACACCTGGTGCACCAGTCATAACAATGTTATCAGTTGCACCAGTACCAAATTTTTTGCCTAATGGGTGTTCTGTCATAATACTACCATGCAACATGCCTGGTTTTGCATATGGATCTTTGACAAATTGGGAGTCATTCTTATGATCAGCAATGGAAAGTCCACCCATTCCTTGTTCCATATGTTTTAATGCATTTCTATCAATGCCTTGATCATATGTGTCTCTTGTGTAATACTCCTCTGGATACGTGCCATGTCCAGTTTTCCGTGTACCCATTGCAGAGCTTCCCCATGTTGAATAATCTCCTCCTGTACCACTAGGAAAGTAATTGAAGCTCTGATTGTAGCCACTGAAGCTGTTTTGTCCAAACATGCCGTCCATGTAGTGGGACTGATCACCACTTCCCATTTGGCCTCCATAGCCACCCAAGAAAGTCATAGGATCACCTCCATTGCTCCAAGCACCTTCACCCAGTCCTTGATTGACAAAAGAGTATGACATGGAAGCATAGTAACTAGGCATGTATGGATCTGGCAAACTAGATGAGGACATTGGTGGATTgtaagtctagggacgaaaaatcTATTTTAGTAGGATTCAATGAgaataaaacaaatacaaaagtaCATGCACATAACATGTATAGTTACTTTTGAGAAGGAATACATTTTACTAAGAGAACTTAACTCTATGATTAGAAAAACATGACAGAAGTAgaatttaaacaagaagttccgtctagaactagacgagcctactttcccgtatacccatactactttctagtacctgatcaatattctcaaaaatagctaaaatcgcaaattttttcaaacatattttttttaaatattttaagctgatttctaggaataaaatattccttacttttcttcaaaaaaacgaacaaataaaatagcagcaccttttaaacaaagcagctaatacacttctttccattaaaaaatttttttaacagctttcaaaacgaaaaaataataataagttcattaaaataaatacatcatataaaaaaaatcgtttctttttcccctgttgccgaaaatatttttttaaacgaattaatgcacttaccaaaagaaaaaaaaacaataaaatgtcaacttaaagaaataattttcattgtcaaaaaaaaaaaaaaaaaatcgtctgcgcatattttttgagtttattcaccgaaaactaaatacctaaattaaaactttagcgtgaaaataaaaacaaatcatatcaacaataattatttcacagttaaaaccacagcagcggagtcggagtcaatctcattttgggataaaagagtcggagtcgaatatccaagaatcggagtcagtcatttgtcctccgtgtataaatgtttgccaaagctacgaagtcagagtcgaagtcggggagtcggagtccgattaattgtcgggaacaggagtcagagtcggtgtcaggtccccctaaattctcggagtcggagtcgggagtaggtcgtcaagagctatttccaacaaagtttgtttgaagtaaatccgccttcaagtacggaatctacattgactttcagtttccccgtaggcgctaatgttaaggaatttgaactgttcaaaattgaacggaaaattgttcaaatcaaaaagatatcttatatacaagttttttatcaaaagctttttcctacaaagtttgtttgaagcaaattcgcctcacagttcggaatcgctttgaatttccccgtaggcgctaatgttaagtttttttgaactgttcaaaattgaacaaaaaatagttcaaatcaaaaagtgaaatatgggaatgaggtgtcctcgccgagatctttcgaacaaaaaaaagtttgttcgaatcggactattcattcaaaagttattagggggggacagacagacagaccgacagacagacatttttccccatctcaataccctactttccaatttttattttttcaatatttatttaattattttatttatttttgactttttttttgtttttcacgatatttttaagatgcattaagccttctttcatgcttttttcttctttttctgacttttactgggaaagtaggctaaaaagagaagtagaatttcattttattgaaattcaagaaTAAGGAAAATCTTACCTTGTTACAAAAAAGTCTGAATACTAAAAGCTATACTAAAAATATGATGCATATATACACACAATCACACCACTATTTTAAACAACCTATTgacaaaaacttaattaaaaagtaTTGGATTGATTACTGATAAACAGCAAGGGAattcacttttaaaaaacttatatttttcatggtttggggtcaaaatgtcgccaccgaaatgtcgcgggacaaaatgtcgcggccaaaatgtcgccggtccaaaatgtcgccgggccgaaatgtcgcttgtccaaaatatCGCCAggacaaaatgtcgccggtccaaaatgtcgcttgtccaaaatgtcgccaggacaaaatgtcgccgatccaaaatgtcgccggcccgaaatgtcgccgggccgaaatgtcgccggtccaaaatgtcgccgatccaaaatgtcgccgggccgaaatgtcgccgggccaaaatgtcgccgggccaaaatgtcgccgggccaaaatgtcgccgggccaaaatgtcgccgggccaaaatgtcgtagaaccaaaattcgctcattcagttggtaagaaaaatgcaaatgtacaaaaatgctgtttaacaccaaatttgcagaataaatgattactgcctttaatgaatgtcttcgttaaaaatgggactgaactaactgagtttcttgatgaattctaaaaagattattccgttttgattcgcaactctcggctgtttttcagcaaacaaatagaatacaagcgttacgttatcttatttcttgtgactcgctatctaccaactgtaaaacgttctgacggcgttcagttctgacgttcgataaatttttttaaacttttcttcaagaatagtgtgcgtttgtatgtgaccgattttttggggccattctacgtcaaaacctgtggtaagaattcgaacgatacccgcaagtacccatatatgatttagggctgcgtggtttttttgcgtcaattcgttcaagatagtggagtaactgaacgttttcatcgatatgcgtgactgtcattgctcaaaaaatgatgaacggaatcaaataaaatgttaggaagcagcagggggacagattttggggccaataacacctaagggtggagcaatcgaatgttttttttcctttcttttttttttatctgtgactgatatatctcaaaaagtaatacagtagaccctcgttttcagcaggtttattttacgcggtttcgattatacgcggttgaagatttgacacctttattttatttacgcagatgagtttcggttttacgctgatgcggcaatgcaaacaggtaacattttcctctctttcaaaacccaagctcctatagattgcagattactcgtaactaactgcattttggcgtgctaataatcgaacttggatccttggagacattttatgcgattggttccagagctttttccattatagaagtaaagtgattaaactcacacagttcagaactcactggaagacgagcttttaggagtgacaaaggaggtcaaaaccaacgaggataccgactccggtgacgcacaaccaaaaacgctcacattgaaaattttgaaccattcgtagacaatagaaataatctttttctgatttgttagtaaaggaagattttatcaaggaaatgacgcaagtggtcatggatgagttaatgctcagcaaagaattagaggaaaaattcttaatgactaccaaaagactatcatagccagctcttcttcataaa
Proteins encoded:
- the LOC129229307 gene encoding YTH domain-containing family protein 3-like, with product MSASVDQRMKGQGSSVANGPKDMVKDEEFESWRNQPHQTYNPPMSSSSLPDPYMPSYYASMSYSFVNQGLGEGAWSNGGDPMTFLGGYGGQMGSGDQSHYMDGMFGQNSFSGYNQSFNYFPSGTGGDYSTWGSSAMGTRKTGHGTYPEEYYTRDTYDQGIDRNALKHMEQGMGGLSIADHKNDSQFVKDPYAKPGMLHGSIMTEHPLGKKFGTGATDNIVMTGAPGVSGQPVGSKKMSWATVASQPAKPQAKVKPKPVPSTAILSGGSKHNTSSMDIGTWESKNGNGAGNGTGGGGKMGPPPALQSRSAPNWNAPRGNRNNGPSGPGYNSPPQQQQQQQQQITVAQNASTGGDNYPQHPVLDKLRMENNYNPKEFDLNPKNIRFFIIKSYSEDDIHRSIKYSIWCSTEHGNKRLDQAFREAKGLVYLFYSVNGSGHFCGMAQMVSPVDYGSTANVWAQDKWKGQFKVKWIYVKDVPNSQLRHIRLENNENKPVTNSRDTQEVPPEKGKQVLKIMHTFRHTTSIFDDFLHYEKRQEEDEQRKTQ